TCCGTTCCGTCGGCAACGGTGACTTGCCCCGCGTGCTGCGAATAGCCAATCCCAACTCCGCCGCCGTTATGAATCGACACCCACGAAGCACCCGACGCCGTATTCAGCAGCGCATTCAGCAACGGCCAGTCCGCCACCGCGTCCGACCCATCCTTCATGCTCTCCGTCTCGCGATACGGCGACGCCACCGATCCGCAATCCAGATGATCGCGTCCAATCACGATCGGTGCCTTGATCTTCCCTTTCTTCACTAGATCGTTAATCGCTAGCCCGAACTGCGCTCGCTCGCCATATCCCAGCCAGCAGATACGCGCCGGAAGGCCCTGGAACTTGATCCGCTTCCGCGCCAGATCGATCCACCGGCTCAGAATGCGGTTCTCCGGAAACATCTCCAGCACCAGGTCATCGGTTACGGCAATATCCGAAGGCTCGCCCGACAGTGCCGCCCACCGGAACGGCCCGCGTCCTTCGCAGAACAGCGGCCTGATGTACGCAGGCACAAACCCCGGAAAGTCATACGCGTTCGCCACTCCGCGCTGATGCGCAAATGTTCGGATGTTATTCCCATAGTCGAACGTCACCGCGCCCATCTTCTGTAGCTTCAGCATGCCTTCCACATGCCGCGCCATCGCATCCAGCGACTTGTCCAGGTACGCCTTCGGATTGCTCTTCCGCAGCTCCAACGCCGCCTCAAGGCTCATTCCGTTGGGAACATATCCATTCAGCGGATCATGCGCCGACGTCTGGTCCGTCAACAAATCCGGAATCACGCCTCTCTCGGCCAGTTCCGGAATCACGTCCGCGCAATTCCCCACCAGCCCCACCGACACCGCTTCCTTCTTCCGCACCGCGTTCTTCAGGATTCGCAACGCCTCATCCAGCGTGTTCACCATGAAGTCGCAATAGCCAGTCTTCAGACGCTTCTTGATCCGCTCTGGATCGACATCAATCCCCAGGAACGCTGCGCCGTTCATCGTCGCCGCTAGTGGCTGAGCTCCACCCATGCCGCCCATGCCGCCGCTCACCACCAACTTCCCTTCCAGCGATCCGCCCAGGTGCTTCTCGGCCGCGGCCGCAAACGTCTCGAACGTGCCCTGCACAATTCCCTGCGACCCAATGTAGATCCACGAGCCCGCCGTCATCTGCCCGTACATCATTAGTCCGGCGCGCTCCAGTTCGTTGAACTTCTCCCAGTTCGACCAATGACCCACCAGGTTCGAGTTCGCGATCAGCACTCGCGGCGCGTACTCATGCGTCTTGAAAATCCCCACGGGCTTGCCCGACTGCACCAGCAAGGTCTCGTGGTTGTCCAGCGACTTCAACGAGCGCACAATCGCCTCGTAGCATTCCCAACTCCGCGCGGCCCGTCCCGTTCCGCCATAAACCACCAGGTCTTGCGGACGCTCCCCAACCTCTTCATCAAGGTTGTTCATCAGCATGCGCATCGCGGCTTCCTGGTTCCATCCTTTACAGGAAAGCGCCGTTCCGCGCGGGGCTTTGATCTTCGTGTAGGTATGAGGGCTCACTTCGGTTTCAACTGGCATAAGCAGTCATGGTAGTAGCCCCGAATCCCGCAAGCAAGAACCGTGTGGACACAGGCGCCCTCGCCTGTGTGCTCGGTGCGAAGCACCGAGTTTATTAACTATCCAATAGGACTAAACTATCCCCATGAAAGCCGCACTCCTCCTCCTGCTCCTCACTCTCTCCGCCGCCGCCCAGACTCCGCCGAAACCATCCCCCTGCCCCGATCGTCCCGAACTCCAAGGCGAACTCACCGACACCCGT
This Terriglobales bacterium DNA region includes the following protein-coding sequences:
- the hutU gene encoding urocanate hydratase, translated to MPVETEVSPHTYTKIKAPRGTALSCKGWNQEAAMRMLMNNLDEEVGERPQDLVVYGGTGRAARSWECYEAIVRSLKSLDNHETLLVQSGKPVGIFKTHEYAPRVLIANSNLVGHWSNWEKFNELERAGLMMYGQMTAGSWIYIGSQGIVQGTFETFAAAAEKHLGGSLEGKLVVSGGMGGMGGAQPLAATMNGAAFLGIDVDPERIKKRLKTGYCDFMVNTLDEALRILKNAVRKKEAVSVGLVGNCADVIPELAERGVIPDLLTDQTSAHDPLNGYVPNGMSLEAALELRKSNPKAYLDKSLDAMARHVEGMLKLQKMGAVTFDYGNNIRTFAHQRGVANAYDFPGFVPAYIRPLFCEGRGPFRWAALSGEPSDIAVTDDLVLEMFPENRILSRWIDLARKRIKFQGLPARICWLGYGERAQFGLAINDLVKKGKIKAPIVIGRDHLDCGSVASPYRETESMKDGSDAVADWPLLNALLNTASGASWVSIHNGGGVGIGYSQHAGQVTVADGTDAMAKRIERVLTNDPGIGVARHVDSGYDEAKEFAGEKGIKIPMKG